The following are encoded in a window of Primulina eburnea isolate SZY01 chromosome 4, ASM2296580v1, whole genome shotgun sequence genomic DNA:
- the LOC140829703 gene encoding MLP-like protein 423 — protein MMASTFSVEVEMKSNPEKVWDWVYNFSICAPREFPKVFPSIEVLEGDGNNAGTVRLVKYPQGSPIANLAEKLDVVDEENKTINYTFVGGDALNFYKWFEGTVAASPLKGDGTLLKYYGKFQRVDEENPIPESIEEFLNFGLRALDDHLFKQK, from the exons ATGATGGCATCCACGTTTTCTGTAGAAGTAGAAATGAAATCTAATCCAGAAAAGGTATGGGATTGGGTGTACAATTTCAGCATTTGTGCTCCAAGGGAGTTTCCAAAAGTGTTCCCGAGCATTGAGGTACTCGAAGGGGATGGGAACAATGCAGGCACCGTGCGTTTGGTCAAATATCCACAAG GATCGCCGATAGCGAATCTCGCAGAGAAGCTGGATGTGGTAGATGAAGAgaataaaacaataaattacACTTTTGTTGGTGGGGATGCCCTCAATTTCTACAAATGGTTCGAGGGCACTGTAGCTGCGAGTCCCTTGAAGGGCGATGGAACCCTGCTGAAATATTATGGAAAATTTCAAAGGGTGGACGAAGAAAATCCCATTCCAGAAAGCATCGAGGAATTCCTCAATTTTGGTTTACGTGCTTTGGATGATCATCTTTTCaagcaaaaataa
- the LOC140829704 gene encoding MLP-like protein 423: MACTKFSVEFEAKSDAQKIWDFVKNFHIICRKAFPQVFDSVEVVEGDGNSTGTVRVIKYVPGIPVTNIKEKLDLVDDEKKIISYTFLGGDIFQIYKSFKATLVLNPKGDGTIMKYYGEFERAKGAEAFALSVQDFIDFTFGALDKYLLTK; this comes from the exons ATGGCATGCACTAAGTTCTCAGTGGAGTTTGAAGCCAAATCCGATGCACAAAAGATTTGGGACTTCGTCAAAAATTTCCACATCATATGCCGTAAAGCCTTCCCTCAAGTGTTTGACAGCGTTGAGGTCGTGGAAGGCGACGGAAACTCTACCGGCACGGTCCGTGTAATCAAATATGTACCAG GAATTCCAGTGACAAACATCAAGGAAAAACTTGATTTAGTAGATGACGAGAAGAAAATAATAAGCTATACATTTTTAGGAGGTGATATCTTCCAAATTTACAAGAGCTTCAAGGCCACTCTGGTTTTGAATCCCAAGGGCGATGGAACCATAATGAAATATTATGGAGAATTTGAAAGGGCAAAGGGAGCTGAGGCTTTTGCGCTAAGTGTTCAGGATTTCATCGATTTCACTTTCGGGGCTTTGGATAAATATCTTCtcaccaaataa